The window AAACAGAGTTGAGATATGGAATCCAGGAAAGCTGCCACCTCAACTAAGCGTTGATGATCTAAGGAAACCCCATCCGTCGCTACCGTACAACCCTTTACTTTTCAGACAGTTTTATAGAGCCAGTTATGTTGAAGATGTTGGCGGTGGAACTATCGATATCATTAAGAGTTGCACGGACGCCAACTTACCGGAACCAAAATTTGAACAGAAAATGGGAAGTTTTATTCTTACAATATATCGTTCACCCTTGACAGACGAATATCTTGATAATAAGAAGCTCAGTGAGAGGCAAAAGAATTCGATTAGTCATATTGAGAAGCATGGAAAGATGGGGCGGAAAGAATATGAAGAATTATACAATGTTTCAGGAAGAACTGCTAACAGAGAATTGAATGATTTGTCTAAGAAAGGTCTAATCAAAAAAATAGGTAGTGGCCCAGGCACATACTATGTTTTGGCGAGATATGGCGAGATATGGCGAGATAAATAAAAAATAGAAGAAGCAATGCAATTATTAGAGGACAAAGAAACCCAAATGGTTAAATACATGATTGGAGAAACGCTATGACCAAAGAACAACTCCATAAACTAATTGCCCAGGGAGGAGGGCAATTTTAAAGAGGTAATTTACTATGAGAAAAGAAGAGATAACCACAGGAGTTTATAATGACTTTCTTGGCAGGATTGCTAAGATTCTGGTTGAGGCAAGAACTAAGGTAACAAGAGAGATAAACACGACTCAGGTATTAGCCTATTGGGAGATTGGCAGAGAGATTGTCGAGTTTGAGCAGAAAGGTAAGGCACGGGCGGAATATGGTGGAAAGGTTCTTATCAAGTTATCTGATGATTTAACACAAAAATTTGGCAGGGGTTTCTCTATGGATAATTTGCAGTTAATGAGAAGGTTTTACTCAACATATCCAGATAAATTTCAAATTTACGAGACAGCGTCTCGTAAATCTCTTCAACAGACCTTGTCTGACCAATTTGTACCAATGCTATCCTGGTCATGCTATTGTGAATTGTTAAAAGTAGATGAACCTCTTGCTCGATCTTTTTACGAGCAAGAAGCAATTCAAAGTAACTGGTCAGTAAGAGAATTAAAAAGACAGATTAACTCAATGCTCTTTGAACGACTGGCTCTTAGTAAAGATACCAAAGCAGTAATGGAGATGGCAAAGGAAGGACAGATTATAGAAAAGCCAGAGGATGCAATTAAAGACCCTTATATCCTGGAGTTTCTTAATCTTAAGGAAGAGACATCTTATACAGAAAACCAATTAGAACAAGCGATTATTGATAAACTCCAACATTTCCTTCTGGAGATGGGTAAGGGTTTTAGTTTTGTCGCCCACCAAAAGAGAATAACTATCGCTAATCGGCATTATTATATTGATCTGGTCTTCTATAACCGCTTCTTGCGATGTTTTGTCTTGATAGACTTAAAGAGTGGTGAGCTTGACCACGCTGATATTGGTCAGATGAATTTCTACCTGAACTATTACAAGGAGAATGAGAAGACAGAAGAAGAGAATGACCCCATAGGTCTTGTTCTCTGTGCCAAGAAAGATGATATCTTTGCCAAGTATATCTTAGGCGGATTAAACAACAAGGTCTTTGCTTCCAAGTATAAATTGGCACTACCCTCGGAGAAGGAACTAAGTAGTAAGCTCAAATCAATCCCATTATTAGTGGAGGAACAACATGACCAAAGACCAACTCTATAGGGAGGGAAAAAGAGGGAAGAGGGGACAGGCTACTTTTTAGGAATTGGGAGCAATAGATGAAGGATACCAGATCCGGAAAGCTGAAAGCAGAATTTAGCAATCACCCATCGGATGGTGGGACTTTTTTAGTAGCTTTGTTGAGTTTATTAACTTATCAACCAGCCCCAAAGAACGATTTGAATTCAGCGGAAAAATATCGAGAAGGTTTATCTGTTCTCTTCTGAATACAGAATTTGTATAACTTTTATGGCTTCGCCGAGGAAGAGACAGCCATTGTGGGGAAGCGTCTTAAAGGAGCAAAATAATGGCAAGCAAAAAAGAAACGATACTAAAATCTGATTACCTTCAATTCTTAAAAGAGATAAAGGGAAATTGGGGCACGTTGTTGAATTTATTGATTTATTCATGTCAAAGAGCGCAGGATCATAAGAGATAAAGTTAGCAATTCTCGGTGAATTTTTAGAGACTGAATTTACCTATGTTT is drawn from bacterium and contains these coding sequences:
- a CDS encoding PDDEXK nuclease domain-containing protein, encoding MRKEEITTGVYNDFLGRIAKILVEARTKVTREINTTQVLAYWEIGREIVEFEQKGKARAEYGGKVLIKLSDDLTQKFGRGFSMDNLQLMRRFYSTYPDKFQIYETASRKSLQQTLSDQFVPMLSWSCYCELLKVDEPLARSFYEQEAIQSNWSVRELKRQINSMLFERLALSKDTKAVMEMAKEGQIIEKPEDAIKDPYILEFLNLKEETSYTENQLEQAIIDKLQHFLLEMGKGFSFVAHQKRITIANRHYYIDLVFYNRFLRCFVLIDLKSGELDHADIGQMNFYLNYYKENEKTEEENDPIGLVLCAKKDDIFAKYILGGLNNKVFASKYKLALPSEKELSSKLKSIPLLVEEQHDQRPTL